The following are encoded together in the Bradyrhizobium genosp. L genome:
- a CDS encoding inner membrane-spanning protein YciB has protein sequence MKSVLAKLATDFLSTIVFLVVYVATDNVVLATGVAIAGAIAQAIYARIKGEVLGFMTWASLALVVVLGTATLLTNDPRFVLAKPSIAHFAIGAIMLKRGWMLRYMPPRVTEVIPEYVTVAGYAWAILMFALGAGTIAIASTGDMKLWATYVAVVAPGAKIAAFAIQYLVFRVIITNRLRATARA, from the coding sequence ATGAAGAGCGTTTTGGCGAAGCTTGCGACCGACTTTCTCTCCACCATCGTGTTCCTGGTGGTCTATGTCGCCACCGACAATGTGGTGCTCGCCACCGGTGTTGCCATCGCCGGCGCGATCGCGCAGGCGATCTATGCCCGCATCAAGGGCGAAGTGCTCGGCTTCATGACCTGGGCGAGCCTCGCGCTGGTCGTCGTGCTCGGCACCGCGACGCTGTTGACCAACGATCCGCGCTTCGTGCTGGCGAAGCCTTCGATCGCGCATTTCGCGATCGGTGCCATCATGCTGAAGCGCGGCTGGATGCTGCGCTACATGCCGCCGCGGGTGACGGAGGTCATTCCGGAGTATGTCACGGTCGCCGGCTATGCGTGGGCGATCCTGATGTTCGCCCTCGGCGCCGGCACCATCGCGATTGCATCGACCGGCGACATGAAGCTGTGGGCCACCTATGTGGCCGTGGTGGCGCCGGGTGCCAAGATCGCCGCTTTCGCGATCCAGTACCTCGTCTTTCGCGTCATCATCACCAATCGGCTGCGCGCCACGGCCCGCGCCTGA
- a CDS encoding DUF429 domain-containing protein: MRVIGLDGFSKGWVAVSIDGDRRTISFHPDIADALTRPFDRAGIDIPIGLTDDGLRACDLLARAMLRPHSSRVFTGARRWLWQEFSDPDEANAEALHRGQTRVSRQLWHLGPKIMEVDAYVRANPTRDIREVHPELVFLRLNGGKPLPRKKSEEGDALRCRLVKRAGFREIDRWLNETRIGTGAKRDDVLDACAVAIAACEPRGSVPEGTPPRDVFDLPMQIWF; this comes from the coding sequence TTGAGGGTCATAGGCCTCGACGGATTTTCCAAAGGCTGGGTCGCCGTCAGTATCGACGGCGACCGGCGAACCATCTCGTTCCATCCCGACATCGCGGACGCGTTGACGCGTCCATTCGACCGTGCCGGCATCGATATCCCGATCGGCCTGACCGATGACGGCTTGCGCGCGTGCGATCTCCTGGCGCGCGCGATGCTACGGCCACACAGCTCGCGCGTTTTCACGGGTGCGCGGCGCTGGTTGTGGCAGGAATTCTCGGATCCCGACGAAGCCAATGCGGAAGCACTGCACCGCGGCCAGACCCGCGTCTCGCGCCAGCTCTGGCACCTCGGGCCGAAGATCATGGAAGTCGACGCCTATGTTCGCGCGAACCCCACGCGCGACATTCGCGAGGTGCATCCCGAGCTTGTCTTCTTGCGATTGAACGGCGGCAAGCCGTTGCCCCGCAAGAAGTCGGAGGAGGGCGATGCCCTCCGCTGCAGGCTGGTGAAGCGCGCAGGCTTTCGCGAGATCGATCGTTGGCTCAATGAGACGCGGATCGGCACCGGTGCCAAGCGCGATGACGTGTTGGATGCCTGCGCCGTCGCGATCGCCGCATGTGAGCCGCGTGGCAGCGTTCCCGAGGGGACGCCGCCGCGCGACGTGTTCGATCTGCCGATGCAGATCTGGTTCTAG